A genomic stretch from Helianthus annuus cultivar XRQ/B chromosome 1, HanXRQr2.0-SUNRISE, whole genome shotgun sequence includes:
- the LOC110882018 gene encoding UDP-glycosyltransferase 73E1 has product MASLPTSLHFVLFPLMTQGHMIPMVDIARLLAERGSMVTIITTPINANRFKPVTDRAIKDQLKIHILELQLPLTEVGLPEGCENFDLISSQKLFSKLFMAATMLEEPAEIMLRGLTPAPSCIISDNLFAWTNNIAQKFNIPRLVFHGPGCFTVLCMHIAMYTKILHDIVSDSEYFVLPGLQDRIELTIMQACSWGGKDAKEAAAFVDGLLKAEQDANGIVVNSFQELEPYYVEELAKVKGKKVWCIGPVSLCNKSFLDIAERGSKGGINEHDCLKWLDSREPESVIFVCLGSLARVATEQNIELGLGLESSKKPFLWCIRHSTDELERWLIEEGYEERVKDRGLIIRGWAPQVLILSHQAVGGFVTHCGWNSTLEGISAGVLMITWPHFADQFINERFIVDVLKIGVKIGMEVPVVVGDQDKFGVVVNKEDIERSIEDLMDEGEEGKARRKRSRELREMTKMSMEDGGSSHLNMTSMIQDVVELLNKNLAPPIQDGIV; this is encoded by the coding sequence ATGGCTTCTCTTCCCACGTCTCTTCACTTTGTTTTGTTTCCACTAATGACCCAAGGCCATATGATACCCATGGTCGACATAGCCCGTTTACTAGCCGAACGCGGCTCCATGGTTACCATAATCACGACTCCTATTAATGCTAACCGTTTCAAACCGGTCACTGATCGGGCAATCAAAGATCAGCTCAAGATTCATATTCTTGAACTCCAACTCCCATTGACTGAAGTTGGTTTACCAGAAGGATGTGAGAATTTTGACTTGATTTCATCACAAAAACTCTTTTCGAAATTGTTTATGGCTGCCACTATGTTAGAGGAACCCGCGGAAATCATGCTTCGGGGACTAACTCCAGCACCAAGTTGCATCATTTCTGATAATCTTTTCGCTTGGACAAACAATATAGCTCAAAAGTTTAATATTCCAAGGCTTGTTTTCCATGGACCTGGATGCTTCACGGTCCTATGCATGCATATTGCTATGTATACTAAAATATTACATGACATCGTCTCTGATTCGGAGTATTTTGTGCTGCCTGGCCTTCAAGATCGCATTGAACTTACCATAATGCAGGCTTGTAGTTGGGGCGGGAAAGATGCGAAAGAAGCAGCGGCTTTTGTGGACGGATTACTAAAGGCGGAGCAAGATGCAAATGGGATTGTGGTTAATAGTTTTCAGGAGTTGGAGCCTTACTATGTTGAAGAACTTGCAAAGGTAAAAGGTAAAAAGGTTTGGTGTATTGGTCCGGTTTCGCTATGCAACAAAAGTTTCCTAGATATAGCCGAGAGAGGAAGCAAGGGAGGCATCAACGAACATGACTGTTTGAAATGGTTAGATTCAAGGGAGCCAGAGTCTGTAATATTTGTTTGTTTGGGAAGTTTGGCACGCGTTGCCACTGAACAAAACATTGAACTTGGTTTGGGATTGGAGTCATCAAAGAAACCATTTTTATGGTGCATAAGACATTCGACGGACGAACTCGAAAGATGGCTCATAGAAGAAGGATATGAAGAAAGAGTGAAAGATAGAGGGCTAATAATCCGTGGTTGGGCACCACAAGTATTGATTCTGTCACATCAAGCTGTTGGAGGTTTCGTAACACATTGCGGATGGAACTCGACTCTTGAAGGGATCTCAGCCGGAGTCCTTATGATTACATGGCCACATTTTGCAGACCAATTTATAAATGAAAGATTTATAGTAGATGTTTTGAAAATTGGAGTGAAGATTGGTATGGAGGTTCCTGTTGTGGTTGGGGATCAAGATAAGTTTGGAGTGGTGGTGAACAAAGAAGACATCGAAAGATCGATAGAAGATTTAATGGACGAAGGAGAGGAAGGTAAAGCAAGAAGAAAGAGAAGTAGAGAACTTCGGGAAATGACTAAAATGTCGATGGAGGATGGAGGTTCATCTCACCTCAATATGACATCAATGATTCAAGATGTTGTTGAATTGCTAAACAAAAACTTAGCTCCACCAATTCAAGATGGTATTGTGTAA
- the LOC110882010 gene encoding UDP-glycosyltransferase 73E1 — translation MHGYGCDAWTNTVHIHNKRCMLKHALHKISIYNTPLKPHKEPTKLPPSEYPMASLHTDLHFVLFPLMAQGHMIPMVDIARLLAECGSTVTIVTTPVNANRFKPVIARAVEDKLKIQFLELQFPSTEVGLPEGCENFDLIPSAQLFPKLFIAANMLEEPAENKLRGLTPAPSCIISDNLFPWTNEIARKLNIPRLVFHGPGCFTFLCIHIAMNTNVLDEIVSDSEYFVLPSLPDRVELTKVQASSWGRKDKETAAYFETIRKAEEAANGIVVNSFQELEPYYAEELAKVKDKKVWCIGPVSLCNKNLLDIAERGSKGAISEHDCLKWLDSREPESVIFVCLGSLARLSTEQNIELGLGLESSKKPFLWCIRHATEELERWLIEEEYEERVKDRGLIIRGWAPQVLILSHRAVGGFVTHCGWNSTLEGISAGVPMVTWPHFADQFINERFIVDVLKTGVKIGAEVPVMVGEQDKFGVVVNKEDIKRSVEDLLDKGEEGEARRKRSRELGEMAKKAMEDGGSSHLNMRSMIQDVVEMLGKNITPPNQDSIVQES, via the coding sequence ATGCATGGTTACGGGTGCGATGCATGGACAAATACCGTCCACATTCACAACAAGCGGTGCATGTTGAAGCATGCATTACACAAGATAAGTATATATAACACGCCCCTAAAGCCTCACAAGGAACCAACCAAATTACCACCTTCAGAATATCCAATGGCTTCTCTTCACACAGACCTTCACTTTGTATTGTTTCCACTAATGGCTCAAGGCCATATGATACCCATGGTTGACATAGCCCGATTACTAGCCGAATGCGGTTCCACTGTTACCATAGTCACGACTCCTGTTAATGCTAACCGTTTCAAACCTGTCATTGCTCGGGCAGTCGAAGATAAGCTCAAGATTCAATTTCTTGAACTCCAATTCCCTTCAACTGAAGTTGGTTTACCAGAAGGTTGTGAGAATTTTGACTTGATTCCATCAGCTCAACTTTTCCCTAAATTGTTTATAGCTGCCAATATGTTAGAGGAACCCGCGGAGAACAAGCTCCGCGGACTAACACCAGCCCCAAGCTGCATCATTTCTGATAATCTTTTCCCTTGGACAAACGAGATAGCTCGAAAGCTTAATATTCCAAGGCTTGTTTTCCATGGACCTGGATGCTTCACGTTCCTATGCATACACATTGCAATGAATACTAATGTATTAGATGAAATCGTCTCTGATTCGGAGTATTTTGTGTTGCCTAGCCTTCCAGATCGCGTTGAACTCACAAAAGTGCAGGCTTCTAGTTGGGGCAGAAAAGATAAGGAAACAGCGGCTTATTTTGAAACAATACGAAAAGCGGAAGAAGCTGCAAATGGGATTGTGGTTAATAGTTTTCAGGAGTTGGAGCCTTACTATGCTGAAGAACTTGCAAAGGTAAAAGATAAAAAGGTTTGGTGTATTGGCCCGGTTTCACTATGCAACAAAAATTTGCTAGATATAGCCGAGAGAGGAAGCAAGGGAGCCATTAGCGAACATGATTGTTTGAAGTGGTTGGATTCAAGGGAGCCAGAGTCTGTAATCTTTGTTTGTTTGGGAAGTCTGGCACGACTTTCTACCGAACAAAACATAGAGCTTGGTTTGGGATTGGAGTCATCGAAGAAGCCCTTTTTATGGTGCATAAGACATGCAACGGAGGAACTCGAAAGATGGCTTATAGAAGAAGAATATGAAGAAAGGGTGAAAGATAGAGGGCTAATAATCCGGGGTTGGGCACCACAAGTATTGATTCTGTCACATCGAGCCGTTGGAGGTTTCGTAACACATTGTGGATGGAACTCGACTCTTGAAGGGATCTCAGCTGGAGTCCCTATGGTTACATGGCCTCATTTTGCGGACCAGTTTATCAATGAAAGATTTATAGTAGATGTTTTGAAAACTGGAGTGAAGATTGGTGCCGAGGTTCCCGTTATGGTTGGAGAGCAAGATAAGTTTGGAGTGGTGGTGAACAAAGAAGACATTAAACGATCAGTAGAAGATCTACTAGACAAAGGAGAAGAAGGTGAAGCAAGAAGAAAGAGAAGTAGAGAACTTGGAGAAATGGCAAAGAAGGCAATGGAGGATGGAGGTTCATCTCACCTTAATATGAGATCAATGATTCAAGATGTTGTCGAAATGTTAGGCAAAAACATAACTCCACCAAATCAAGATAGTATTGTCCAAGAATCTTAA